One window from the genome of Acaryochloris thomasi RCC1774 encodes:
- a CDS encoding DUF751 family protein, producing the protein MSDFFKNVLLYPRFLAGIMLGVLLFVLKPLAPFMKNPVTAVALIGFFIGGFAFVTLTLRAMLGYPI; encoded by the coding sequence ATGAGTGATTTCTTCAAAAACGTCTTACTCTACCCGCGTTTTTTAGCGGGTATCATGCTAGGTGTGCTGCTGTTCGTCCTCAAGCCCTTGGCACCTTTTATGAAAAATCCGGTGACTGCTGTTGCCCTGATTGGCTTTTTTATAGGTGGATTTGCCTTTGTTACCTTAACCTTACGCGCCATGCTGGGCTATCCGATCTAG
- the rbfA gene encoding 30S ribosome-binding factor RbfA, with amino-acid sequence MATGRRVSKVAELIRREVSQMLLHELKDERVGAGMISVTDVDVSGDLQHATVFVSIYGSEEAQAETMEGLDSAAGYVRRELGKRVRLRRSPEIIFKEDRSLERGMGMVSLLNKIGAERKPEVAEDSTPSLETEI; translated from the coding sequence ATGGCCACTGGACGTCGAGTTTCAAAGGTTGCCGAGCTGATCCGGCGGGAAGTCAGTCAGATGCTGCTCCATGAACTCAAGGATGAGCGCGTTGGGGCCGGTATGATTAGCGTCACCGATGTAGATGTTTCCGGCGATTTACAGCACGCGACCGTGTTCGTCAGTATTTATGGTTCTGAAGAAGCCCAGGCCGAAACAATGGAAGGGCTTGATTCAGCCGCAGGCTACGTACGGCGAGAGTTAGGAAAGCGGGTTCGCCTGCGCCGCTCTCCCGAAATTATTTTTAAGGAGGATCGCTCCCTTGAGCGCGGCATGGGCATGGTCTCTTTGCTCAATAAAATCGGTGCAGAACGCAAGCCCGAAGTAGCGGAAGATTCTACTCCTTCTCTAGAAACAGAAATTTAG
- a CDS encoding glycoside hydrolase family 3 N-terminal domain-containing protein — MTQLPEFSELSLAAQVAQMLVVRASGHLFDHQIQYPSWEPQAKPLRHWLQDLGVGGVILLGGSAAEIALRCQQLQEWSKLPLFLTADIEEGVGQRFSGATWFPPPMALAAIPDQEQAQRYAEQMGAVTAQEALAIGLNWVLAPVVDVNNNPKNPVINVRAFGDDPQTVGKLAAAFIRGAQAHPVLTTAKHFPGHGDTATDSHLDLPVVPHTRERLQKVEYPPFKDAIASQVDSIMSAHLLIPELDKNYPATLSDRILTQELRQNLGFEGLIVTDALVMGAIANQYGDNEAAVLAVEAGADVLMMPADPPGAIKAICEAVETGRIPADRIHASLERIWQAKKKLTALSVEENDHQHAWELQPPPPINLNPLAAPAALTATAEILKASSKVQGQITPSNRQRTVIIVDDLLNCAVLSRKAPAVDIPQKQGYQVQLVDSHTPDPALNNSEFEATLLQLFVRGNPFRGSAEQSQVVQTWLDFLLNAQQLQGLVIYGSPYIYEQLKPQVSQGTPTAFSYGQMPLAQTLVLEQLFRES; from the coding sequence TTGACTCAGCTACCCGAATTTTCCGAGCTATCTTTAGCAGCTCAAGTTGCTCAGATGCTGGTGGTGCGAGCCTCTGGTCATCTTTTTGACCATCAGATTCAATATCCGAGCTGGGAACCCCAAGCAAAACCGCTCCGCCACTGGCTTCAGGATCTCGGGGTTGGGGGCGTCATTCTTCTAGGAGGGAGCGCGGCTGAGATTGCGCTGCGCTGTCAACAGCTCCAGGAATGGTCGAAGCTACCGCTGTTCTTGACGGCTGACATCGAAGAAGGCGTGGGCCAGCGATTTTCGGGCGCGACCTGGTTCCCGCCACCGATGGCGCTGGCTGCAATCCCTGACCAAGAACAGGCGCAACGATATGCCGAACAGATGGGGGCGGTTACGGCTCAAGAGGCTCTAGCGATTGGCCTTAATTGGGTGTTGGCTCCGGTCGTAGATGTTAACAATAACCCCAAGAATCCCGTGATTAATGTGCGGGCCTTTGGTGATGATCCGCAAACGGTGGGGAAACTGGCGGCGGCTTTCATTCGCGGTGCTCAAGCTCATCCAGTGCTGACGACGGCGAAGCATTTCCCAGGGCATGGTGATACGGCGACTGACTCCCACCTTGATCTGCCGGTGGTGCCCCATACAAGGGAGCGACTGCAAAAAGTTGAGTATCCGCCGTTTAAAGATGCGATCGCATCCCAGGTTGACAGCATTATGTCGGCGCATTTGCTGATTCCAGAACTGGACAAAAACTATCCGGCAACACTCTCCGACCGCATCTTGACGCAGGAGTTGCGGCAAAATCTTGGGTTTGAGGGATTGATTGTCACCGATGCATTGGTGATGGGTGCGATCGCAAATCAATACGGCGACAACGAAGCTGCAGTCCTAGCGGTGGAAGCCGGGGCCGATGTCTTAATGATGCCCGCCGATCCACCCGGAGCCATAAAAGCGATTTGCGAAGCTGTCGAGACAGGCCGCATTCCAGCAGACCGCATTCACGCATCTCTAGAACGAATCTGGCAGGCCAAGAAAAAGCTCACCGCTCTTAGCGTTGAAGAGAACGATCATCAACATGCCTGGGAACTCCAGCCTCCACCCCCCATTAATCTCAATCCCCTCGCGGCCCCCGCAGCCCTCACAGCAACGGCTGAGATCCTCAAAGCCTCTAGCAAAGTTCAGGGGCAGATCACACCATCCAATCGCCAGCGCACCGTAATTATTGTCGATGACCTGCTTAATTGCGCGGTTCTCAGTCGCAAGGCACCCGCCGTCGATATCCCACAAAAGCAGGGCTATCAGGTCCAGCTCGTTGATAGTCACACGCCCGATCCAGCTCTGAACAACTCGGAATTTGAGGCGACGCTACTGCAGCTTTTTGTCCGAGGCAATCCCTTTCGCGGCAGTGCCGAACAGTCTCAAGTCGTCCAGACCTGGCTAGACTTTTTGCTCAATGCCCAGCAGCTTCAGGGATTAGTAATCTATGGCAGTCCGTACATCTACGAGCAATTGAAGCCCCAAGTCTCTCAGGGAACGCCCACAGCATTTTCCTACGGACAAATGCCTCTGGCTCAAACCCTCGTCTTAGAGCAGTTATTTCGTGAATCCTGA